GTAATTAATACTaagtcacaattttttttatttcaactaccggtattttactttcaaatgaGAACCATATTGTTCTTGGGGAAAATTCGAGGAAGGAAAATATTTGTGAGTGTCTGTGTAGAGCCAGACTTGTGAAGATAAAAGAAAACTAACAACACAAAGCATTATcacaaataaatatcataaaacatgatAATCAAACTCCCCCCCATTACAATTGACCATGCAATTACATCACACATCACCATGATGGGAGGGATTCAATCAAGAAGTTGACTCCACTGTCGGGACACGAGTTCTTCACATAACCCATGAAGATACTCAGAAAGTCTCTCTCTTGTATTAACGCACTATTGACAATTGTCTATTTCTCCTCACACCACTCATTCTCTTTTCGAACCTGAAGATGAAAAATCATTCAAGTGAATCATAATGAATAGCAGAGTTTACTGAATGAAAATGATGtgtatacagagaaatatttgAGCCCATTTTATTTCCCTTGTCTTTGGGCTAATTTAAGATGAAGTGAATAGTAACGAGACTGAGTTATCTGTTTAATTATATTACTGTGTTTGGGAAAACTGTTCAAAAGTGTAAAGGGGCATAAataacacagggcgaaaataaccctgtatacagaaTTGTTGATCACTATTACAGTATGAGTTTACTTCAGGGTATGAGTTTAGACAGTCAATTTGGTACTAGCTTCACAAAGAAatcttatttaatttataatgtttCAATACTTTCTGGCTTTATGTACATTATGtagaaatttattcaatttggCACACTATTTCAAGTATGAAGGgggtaatatttgtattttttactcACTTGTTCCTCCTCTGCTGGTGTGAAATCATTCTTAATGTTAAAAGTCTTCCTGATTTCCTCTGGGGATTTTCCTTTGATCATGTTGGCTACTGTTTTGCATGTGACATCAAGCAAACCTTTGATGTCCAAGTAGTTGGCAGcctaaaatataaagaaatacatGAGAAAAATAACTTTTCAGTGCAAGGCAAATTCTGAAAAACAGCCTAAATTCATCATTTATAAAAGCCATTCCACAAAATTAtggaaacaataaaaggacaaaaaaatgcccccccccccaccatgaaagaaaaattaaatgataacttggttttgaaaatatttttataacactGTATAAGAAACCTAGTATAAACTGAGTGTCTTACTAGAATCAATTCAAAGAGGGTTCCCTGGTCAACTTTGAGGAATTCAGCGTCCCATGAGCAGATATCGTCCGTTCTCTTCTCCTTGTTTTCGTCGTCCTCGGGCGGGGGAGGGTCATCCTTGTGGTATGTACACCAAGCTATCACTTTCCTGAGGATGGCTGCGTTGACATTGGGAAGTGGGACGGGCTCTTCATCATCATCCTCTACACCAAGATCTATGGTAACAGACAACACCAGTTATAGCATACTCAAATCTTGAGTACAATAGTGTAATCTTAAAGGAGTTATAGCACATTACCAAATTATGgggagttttttttaattttccttgTGTATTATAGCAATTACTTCTGTTGGTTTGTTTAGTGTAAAAAAAGAAGCAATACCATATcataatattgatttaaatcaaagcCCAGATCGTAAAAACAAAATGCTAATTAGATAGCCTTTCACATGGTCACATGCAACCTTCTTCAATCAACTGAGTGTAAACAAATAGTAGGATTAGCATTATCTTCTTAAAATCTTTGACCATGGATGATATTTTTTCCAATGTTGAATAAGCAATCAAATTCATTGATGTGTAAACACAACTTGATATGGATTTTAActgaaaatttggaaaaaaaaaaaaaatgtaggcTTGGTTAAGTTGtacaataattttcttttcttgacattttttatgaatcagAATTAAGGTCTAAAACTCTGACACACTTGTTTTTAACACCATAACTTATTACATTCTACATGTTCTAACATTAAATACTAAATAGCTGAACTTTCATCAGCACTTTATTTCATATAACACACTGCATTAagttatttttctctttaaatattacatagtTACAAATTTTATGGATCTGAAATTGAAAGAATATATCTTATATTCATACATTATTTGGTAgttaattcataaaatcatcTCGCCAACAAAAATTTGTCCAAGTCTTTTATCTCACACATTTCTTTGGGaaagtaaaaataattcatCCAAAACCCTTTTGACAGCTAGATGatgtaattcattttttatgagtacagaatgattttatatattttcatttttcaataaaaacaatagGTCTGTAAACACTGTAAAATGATTTCTGATTACCTTCCAGCATAGTTTTAATGGTTACAGATTGTCTTGCAATCTCCACATCTATTTCGAATACCTCTCCTTCCAAACTCTGCAACTTTATCATCGGCATCTGAACACAAAGAACACtgattgttataaaaatatacagaatGATTTCAGTCTGTAAACAAGAACAACCAGCGATGTCAACACTAGTTATAAAAGGAAactgttgatttaaaaaattagattCAAATGATAAATCACCTGGAAGGAAGTGTTTAAATACAAGgatttgaaaaatcaaattgatgTCCCCAAAAATGTACACAAGAGTAAGGTATGAGTTTTGTATTCGTATTTGATAACGAAATTACACGTTTCAGATTATGCGTCACTTGGCACTCAATCATAACTATCTTTGGTTCTTAACTCCGCCATGTTGTTGGCAAGAGAGAACACGTTTGGCGAccaaaacaattcaaatatttctaCGTATTTCGTTTATTTCCAAaagttattcattaaaatttaaccaattaaatgtaaaatatcgAATAATCTTACCCTGGCTGCCTactgtgattttaaaaaagaccaAAATTTCATGCAATTTATGCCACTTCTGAATGTATCCTATCGGATTAACAGCATTCGGTATACCTCGCGATTTTTAGTAACAGTTGCGCCAAATTACCTACTCACCCAACAGGACCCAAACGCaacttaaaatgaaaacaaaagggCCTAACTGGAACTCAATCGTAGATAATGATTAAAACTATGCAATAATTAATGATTGCGTGGTTTtcagatataaataaaaaagatatggaattatatcaaactgaaatttaatgttttaatttttcataacgCGAGAGAAAGGGGTCCAAGAGATACGGAGGTTGGGGTTcgggacgggggggggggggtgtttccATATTTAACCATCGGGAGAGGCCTCCCACTTTTTACGCAGCAGGCATTGTTCttgaatttacttataaaaagaCTGAATTATTATAGAGATGCCCCATTCCCTACTTTTCTGGGACCTTGTAAAAAAATGTTGGAAAAATTGAATGGGAAATATAAGgaaattaattaacaatgaaGTTGAATTTATAGtttaggtatacccccccccccccagctgaTTTCCATGATTAacgatgttttgttttattctattatttttttgttggcTTATCAAGAATTGTTTGACAAGTCTctcccccacacacacacctcCTCCTCCGCTTTCCAAAACGATCTTACGTGTCTGAATTTAATAAGTTTGAAAAGATACCCCTCCCTCTAGATCCGTGTATGATGTATAAACAATCGGCTTCTTTGGGATATTTAgtacattttaaacatgttgtacataatcaattatttttacgGATATTAACCTAATCATAGATTAATGACTACCATTTGAAATTGTCAAGATATTGGGTGAACTCTTCATGCCAAAAGTAGTTTAACCTTTTACTTTGACATTATAGGCTGATTAAACTACTGAAGTCATTGAACTGCTTATTAAATTCTACAAAGGTATAGCAATTTTGAACTCAGTCAAGTAAAGGATTCTAAACATCACTGATTGGGTGGCCCTTACTAAAGTCTACCACTAGCTTGATTCTTTGATACCTAAAAAATCAATAGAtgtattaatgatataaaaatcattcTTTTTGGGAACcatgtactttattttatttttatttttataattctaatTAAATTGAATGACGTCATTTTAAACGATTTATTACGTTAATCCTACTTATTTCATGCACTGATGTATCAATTAATATACCCGGTATCTTTGATTTATAAGTGCATGACACATTAATCCATTCAAAAATTCCTAATGCAAGCAGTGAAAGCTGGTAATagaatttatatgtataattcaAATGATGAAGGAAATGAGAAATTAACatacaaattaattaattgtattgtttatttaatgtattttataataatttctgCGCTTGTCgatagaagtacatgtattcatcatacatgtattaagaccACGGGCACCTAAACTATGTAAgtaagtaatttatttatttatagtgacatgtgtagACATTTCCAAGTGTAATATTAACAACAGTCAGCATAGATTAAACACCCGGCCCGTCGGGCTTATATGCCACTTTGAACAcataatacatgaaaaaagaaaagaaaataatacagTATCAAGCGGTAAACAAAGATatgattgaaaatatacatgtatgagtataAAACTTTCTTCAGTACCTTGAGTTTGCATAGTTTATATAATTCGTATGTATATATACCACTAATCCaacatttttctgattttttggCGGGAATACTTTCCTGAAAATGGTCTATcacatcagagacataaataacaaatgTTATTAATGTCTCTGATAACATTGTCTATTTGatgtaataattttacaattttgtcaTGTTTCACAGCTTTGCCTTTTACCGATATAGTGTATTTTATGACATAGGTACGAGTCATGATCGACAATTCAAGAGTGTAAGATGATTACATCAATATGATAGAATCCAAACATTTCCAAGAAATTATTcccgccaaaaaaaaaaaaacataagaagAGATGGTTTAGTAGAATccatactttatttatttaggTACATCTGTGAGTAAATGACTAAAAAACTTCGATACGCAAAGGAACACATTATCATtaccatatatttacattttccagtgtctttgcctgtgataacgctacgtatcgattttgtactatataacccataaaacaaatgacgccaaatcgaggcgccagcggggtttgcttattaatatttaaCTATTCAATCGTACGATggttcaaaattttataaatataagtaataaggaatcagtctttgaatattatgaggtgataatttcggtcggggcgtgatcaaatctatcataaagcccttcgggctttattggatttgatcacgccccgaccgaaattttcacctcataatactcaaagaatgattccttattccttatataaactTTTAATGGGCAAAAACCAATTAATTGATGGTAAGAGATAGACTGGTTTAGAAGTGACTATGGTGTTCGTGTAAGGATTTGACCATTGCAAAGGCATAAAGCGcgtccagaaaaaaaaaatcgccgTCGCACCGAGACAACTTTGCACCGCACGCCATCGCGctttcataaattcaaacacacaCTGTTACGACTTTTACGCATTAACGGGATGCACGGCTCGTCGTATAACATTGCGACGGTGAGTTGTGTGAAGTAGTGTTAGCGTGACGCCATTTTATATAGAGCGGTGTTGGCGCAGCGGTGTGTTGTGTGAAACGGTGCAAGCGTGACGTCATGTTATATAGAGAGGTGTCGACTCAGTGGTGTGTTGTGTGACAGTTGTGTGAAGTGGTGTTAGCATGACGCCATGTTATATAGAGCGGTGTGATGTACGTGTGACAGCGCAACGGAGAGTTGTGTGAAGTGCATGGTGCTAGCGTGACGTCATGTTATATAGAGCGGTGTCATCTCAGTGGTGTGTTGTGTGACAGTTGTGTGAAGTGGTGTTAGCATGACGCCATGTTATATAGAGCGGTTTTAGAGCAGTGGTGTGATGTACGTGTGacagcgcgacggcgtgttgatTTTTCCCTATGCACCGGTGAGCTTCCTCAAATGAGCTTAATCGACCACCATAGGATCAAGCTGCAAGATGTACGATTTTTTACGTATGAGATAAGAATTAGATATCAAGCAATTTCTACTTTCTGAATTTTGAATGCATCAGTTAAAGATGGTATGCGTGATCAACCTTGTCACAAGCGTATGGCCTTGGCATTTCATACTTTATATTCCTCTTCTTTGTTTCACTCAatttcaacatacatgtatttcttgcAACCTTGAAAGATACATAATCGATGGAGTTCAGAATTTTCTTTCTTGGATTGGCTTTCTATATCATACTGATTTCCTAATCAATTACCGTATTTTACGAAAAGCACGGCTTTTTATTAGGCAGTTGATAATGGATATTCCTATTATATTTAACTGTTACCATGTGTCAATTTCAAAGAGAAATTCAGATAGAAATATTAATAAGTTCAAATTCACTTCATTAGAAGCACCCATTCACTATTAATCAGAGTGGATTTAGTTATGAGATGGTATATATTTGATTGGTGACACATATAAAACATAAAcgtttaatcaatttcaaagaaatgtaatCTAAAAGCTTCCTGCTGGG
This genomic window from Magallana gigas chromosome 5, xbMagGiga1.1, whole genome shotgun sequence contains:
- the LOC105325178 gene encoding S-phase kinase-associated protein 1 encodes the protein MPMIKLQSLEGEVFEIDVEIARQSVTIKTMLEDLGVEDDDEEPVPLPNVNAAILRKVIAWCTYHKDDPPPPEDDENKEKRTDDICSWDAEFLKVDQGTLFELILAANYLDIKGLLDVTCKTVANMIKGKSPEEIRKTFNIKNDFTPAEEEQVRKENEWCEEK